Proteins from a single region of Harmonia axyridis chromosome 4, icHarAxyr1.1, whole genome shotgun sequence:
- the LOC123679019 gene encoding structural maintenance of chromosomes protein 3: protein MHIKQIIIHGFKSYRDQTVVEPFDKRHNVVVGRNGSGKSNFFYAIQFVLSDEFSHLRPEQRQALLHEGTGARVLAAYVEIIFDNSDARVPIEHEEIYLRRVIGFKKDQYFLNKKIVPRTEVMNLLESAGFSNSNPYYIVKQGKINQMATAPDAHRLKLLREVAGTRVYDERHGQSITLLRETEGKLEKIGEFLRTIEERLQTLEEEKEELRQYQIHDKNRRALEFIIHEVELNENKKKLEELKKQRNESGTEQEKLAANLKKAQDNIKSLSKKIKETKKELISVKEERDILNNDQQHLIKEKAKLDLTIKDLSEEVLGDNKSKERAENELARLTQSIKEKEAELEKIKPQYEAMKKKEEDCSRELVLKEQKRKELYAKQGRGSQFTSKDDRDRWIQNELKSLNKQLKDKKDHRDKLEADLKRDASKTIELTKKIEEQSQEMERQKNCIDEHNKQCYELKKNKDTFQTTRNELWRKENNVQQNLSSLKEDLAKADQQLRSMAGKPILNGRDSVRKVLDTFLKSGGKDAEIVRSYYGQVIENFDCEKSIYTAVEMTAGNRLFHHVVETDRIGTLILKEMNRQKLPGEVNFMPLNRLSVRNIEYPNDSDAIPMVSKLHYEPKYDKAMRYLFGKTLICRNLEVATKLSRNSGLDCVTLDGDQVSSKGVLTGGYCNTSRSRLEMQKNRSETIQQIKQCEEELKCLREELSKTETSINSIVSEMQKTETKNSKAKGIFDKVKGELRLMREELSNIERFRGPKERSLAQCKSNLEAMQSTKEGLESELHQELLSQLSVADQAEVDSLNDDIQRLQKENKEAFSMRMKLEAEKNKLENLLTNNLIRRRDEVLHALQEISLEDRKRQLVNAKSELEEIDRKKDRVNKDLSSMENKVKEMTKRLKNEQSDLDNYKKKEKDAQDRIDEDAKHLEKFATKQNLLEQKIAECVEKINQLGALPAEDLYSHYIQMSSKSLFKELEKTNNQLKKFSHVNKKALDQFMSFSDQQEKLHKRKEELDRGNEKIQELIAMLEMRKMEAIQFTFKQVSKFFTEVFKKLVPAGRAKLVMKTADNEEGRAIGPEDSSDNFTGIGIKVSFTESDSEMKEMNQLSGGQKSLVALALIFAIQKCDPAPFYLFDEIDQALDAQHRKAVANMIHELSSEAQFITTTFRPELLEHAHKFYGVKFRGKVSHIECVSRDVARDFVEDDQTHG from the exons ATGCACataaaacaaataattattCATGGATTCAAAAGCTACAGGGATCAAACTGTCGTAGAACCTTTTGATAAAAGACATAATGTGGTAGTAGGTCGCAATGGATCTGGAAAAAGTAACTTTTTTTATGCCATTCAATTTGTTTTGAGTGATGAATTCTCTCACTTGAGACCAGAACAGAGGCAAGCTCTCTTGCATGAAGGTACAGGGGCTCGAGTCTTGGCTGCATATGTAGAAATTATATTTGATAACAGTGATGCTCGTGTACCAATTGAGCATGAAGAAATTTATTTAAGAAGAGTAATTGGATTCAAGAAAGATCAATACTTCttgaataaaaagattgtgCCAAGGACAGAAGTCATGAATCTTCTTGAATCTGCTGGTTTCTCAAATTCTAATCCTTATTATATAGTCAAACAAGGTAAAATTAACCAAATGGCTACCGCTCCAGATGCTCATCGCTTGAAATTATTAAGGGAAGTTGCTGGAACGAGGGTTTATGATGAAAGACATGGACAATCTATAACTCTTTTGAGGGAAACTGAGGGTAAACTGGAAAAAATTGGGGAATTTTTGAGAACAATTGAAGAACGTCTTCAAACattggaagaagaaaaagaagaattgcGGCAATATCAAATACATGACAAAAATAGGAGAGCCCTTGAATTTATTATACATGAAGTTGAATTGAAtgagaataagaaaaaattggaagaattaAAAAAGCAAAGAAATGAATCTGGTACTGAACAAGAAAAATTAGCagcaaatttaaaaaaagcaCAAGATAATATTAAGAGTTTgagtaaaaaaattaaagaaactaaaaaagaACTCATATCAGTCAAGGAAGAACGAGATATTCTAAATAATGATCAGCAACATCTTATTAAAGAAAAGGCAAAATTGGATTTGACTATAAAAGATTTGTCAGAAGAAGTTTTAGGGGATAATAAGTCAAAGGAAAGGGCTGAAAATGAATTAGCTCGATTAACACAAAGCATTAAGGAAAAAGAAGCAGAATTAGAAaag ATTAAACCTCAGTACGAAGcaatgaagaaaaaagaagaagactgCAGTAGAGAGTTAGTATTGAAAGAACAAAAACGTAAAGAACTTTATGCTAAACAAGGTAGAGGAAGTCAattcacttcaaaagatgacagagATCGATGgattcaaaatgaattgaaatctcTCAATAAACAACTCAAAGATAAAAAAGACCATCGTGATAAATTAGAGGCTGATTTGAAGAGAGATGCCTCAAAAACTATTGAATTGACTAAAAAAATTGAGGAACAGTCACAG GAAATGGAGagacaaaaaaattgtattgatgaaCATAATAAGCAATGTTAcgaactgaaaaaaaacaagGATACTTTTCAAACAACCAGAAATGAATTATGGAGAAAAGAGAACAATGTGCAACAGAACTTGTCTTCCTTGAAAGAAGATCTAGCCAAGGCAGATCAACAACTGAGGTCTATGGCTGGTAAACCGATTTTAAATGGAAGGGACAGCGTAAGAAAAGTATTGGATACTTTCTTGAAAAGTGGAGGAAAAGATGCTGAAATTGTTCGTTCCTATTATGGACAG gtaattgaaaattttgactgTGAGAAGAGTATCTATACAGCAGTTGAAATGACAGCTGGTAACCGTCTATTTCATCACGTTGTAGAAACAGATAGAATAGGAACATTAATTCTCAAAGAAATGAACAGACAGAAACTTCCTGGTGAAGTTAATTTCATGCCTCTTAACAGACTTAGTgtcagaaatattgaatatcCCAATGATTCAGATGCTATACCAATGGTTTCTAAACTTCATTATGAACCCAAATATGATAAGGCAATGAGATATCTGTTTGGTAAGACTTTAATCTGTAGGAATCTGGAAGTTGCCACGAAATTATCCAGAAATTCAGGATTGGACTGTGTAACTTTAGATGGTGACCAAGTATCCTCAAAAGGTGTGTTAACAGGAGGTTATTGCAACACCTCAAGATCACGTTTAGAAATGCAGAAAAATAGAAGTGAAACAATACAACAAATTAAACAGTGTGAAGAAGAGCTGAAATGTCTTCGAGAGGAACTGAGTAAAACTGAAACTTCTATCAACAGCATAGTATCTGAAATGCAAAAAACTGAAACTAAAAACAGCAAAGCCAAAGGTATTTTTGATAAAGTTAAGGGGGAATTGAGATTGATGAGAGAAGAACTATCTAACATCGAAAGATTCAGGGGTCCTAAAGAAAGATCATTAGCTCAATGTAAATCTAATTTAGAAGCTATGCAATCTACCAAAGAAGGTTTAGAATCCGAGTTGCATCAAGAGTTATTGTCTCAGTTATCTGTTGCTGATCAAGCTGAAGTTGATTCATTAAATGATGATATTCAACGATTacaaaaagaaaacaaagaaGCTTTCAGTATGAGAATGAAGTTAGAAGCTGAAAAgaataaattggaaaatttgcTTACAAATAATCTTATTCGTAGGCGTGATGAAGTTCTCCATGCTTTACAAGAAATATCTCTTGAAGATCGTAAAAGACAACTGGTCAACGCTAAGAGCGAACTTGAAGAAATCGATAGGAAAAAAGATAGAGTCAATAAAGATTTGAGCTCTATGGAAAATAAGGTCAAAGAGATGACTAAAAGACTTAAAAATGAACAGTCAGATTTAGACAACTACAAGAAGAAAGAGAAAGATGCTCAAGATAGGATAGATGAGGATGCAAAACATCTAGAAAAATTTGCAACAAAACAAAACTTATTGGAACAAAAAATTGCTGAATGTGTTGAGAAGATAAATCAACTAGGAGCCCTTCCTGCTGAAGACCTATATTCTCACTACATACAGATGTCATCAAAATCATTATTCAAGGAATTAGAAAAAACCAACAACCAACTGAAGAAGTTCAGTCATGTGAATAAAAAAGCTTTAGATCAATTCATGAGTTTTTCAGATCAACAGGAAAAACTACATAAACGTAAAGAAGAATTGGATagaggaaatgaaaaaattcaagaattgatAGCAATGTTAGAAATGCGTAAAATGGAAGCTATTCAATTTACATTCAAGCAGGTTTCAAAGTTCTTTACAgaagttttcaaaaaattagtaCCTGCAGGTCGTGCAAAATTAGTTATGAAAACAGCAGATAATGAAGAAGGGAGAGCTATAG gTCCTGAAGATAGTTCAGATAATTTCACTGGTATAGGAATAAAAGTTTCATTTACAGAATCAGActctgaaatgaaagaaatgaaCCAGCTCTCAGGTGGTCAAAAGTCCTTGGTTGCACTTGCCTTAATTTTTGCAATTCAAAAATGTGATCCCGCTCCATTCTATCTATTTGATGAGATCGATCAAGCTCTTGATGCACAGCACAGGAAAGCTGTTGCTAATATGATCCATGAATTGTCTTCTGAAGCCCAATTCATCACTACTACCTTCAGACCTGAACTTCTCGAACATGCTCATAaattttatggtgttaagtttAGAGGAAAAGTGAGTCATATTGAATGTGTTAGTCGGGATGTAGCTAGAGATTTTGTTGAAGATGACCAAACCCATGGTTAA